The Candidatus Hydrogenedentota bacterium region CGGCAAGCGCGTACGGGATGACGGCGGCGTGGGCCCATGTGAATGGATGGGCACGCCATGACAGCACGAGCGCTGGAAACAGTATTGAACCGAACAACCCCAGTAGGCCGACGACGCCGGTAACGCCGAAGGTGATGATCCATTGGCTGTCAGTGATGCTGATGTCACGTCCGGCGGCGTCGGTAATGCGCGAACGGTTCCATCCGCCCCATCCGAACAGCCATTGCTCGCGCGCACGCGCGCCAAGCAGGTTCTCGTTGCGAATGCGCGTTTCAAGCGATCCGGCGCGTTCTTCGCCGACGATCAGGTTGGCGTAATCGACGAGTTGCTCTCCGGACCACAGTCCGGAGGCTCGCAGCAGGATGTAGGCGACAGATACGAAGGCGATGGCCGGAATGGCCACGTTTACGCGTAAGTAGTAGATGACGGCAAGCGCCCCGAGCCCAATAAAGAGGACGCCGATTGCGCCGGTGGATTTGCAGAGCAGCGCGGTCAGCAACAACACGGCGACCATGGGCCACGTGGGAAACCCGAACAGGTGACGAAGCGTACCGCTGCGCCACAATGCCAGACCCGACAGGGCGGCACTCACCATCCACATACCCACCATAAGACCGTGCTCCATGAAGACCATGGGGCGGTATCCGCCGTAACGGATGGTCTGGCCAAACCCGTGTTGGTGGTAGCCGTAGAAGATTCGGTGCAATTGAGGGCTGAAACGAATCTCGAACCAGCAAAGCGGCGCGTAGATCAGTCCCCCGATGAATACGCCGATCATGAGTTCGCGCATGCCTTCAACGTCGCTGAAATACATGCGGCCAACGATGTACGGCAATCCCCAGCGCACGATTTGCCGAAACACGCTGGAAAGCCCGTCGTAAACGCCGAGGTTGTTCGTAATCGAGGAAAAGAAGGGACAGATACAGAGCAGCAACATCGCGGCATCGATCCAACGGGGCCGAAGCTGCACAATTCGCGTGGGATCGAAGAGAATTGTCGCCACAAAGATCCCAATCGACGTTGCGGACATCTTATTCCAGTCGGGCAGGCCGACTATGTTGTATTCCGCTACGGGCAGGAAGAGCCACGCGAAGAGAAAAGCGGCAATCGTGGCGCGGCGCGATGGCAGCACAAGGAACAGCGCCAGCAACACCAAAGGCCAGCCGAAGAGCATCAACGGAACCAGCATGTTGGCTTGCGGCGCGTCGCTCATGACTTTGCTCCTTGCGTGCCGCGCGATTTGCGAATGGCCGTCTCCAGAGCTGCCTCGAACCGCGCGGTGGCGTCGTCCCACGTATAGCTTCGCGCTTTAGTGTAGGCGCGCTCGGACATGCGTTGCCAGTCGGCCTCACTCGCCCGGCATAGCGAGACAATGGCATCCGCCAGCGCACCGGGGTCTTCGTGCGGCACGACGACACCCGTGCCATCGCCGAGCAATTCGGGCGCTGCCCCTGTTGGCGTGGCAATCACCGGCGTACCGCAGGCCATTGCTTCGAGAATCGGCAAGCCAAATCCTTCGCTTCGGCTCGGCACAAGCCACACGTCGGCCCGCGCGTACAGTCTCGGAATCTCCGTCTGCGGCGGACGCACGTAGTACTCGGTGTCCGCGGGCAACGGCAACTCCTCGGTGGCCGCCATTGCGCCAAACCCGATGCAACGCACCTCTCCCAACATCTTCCGCGCCCGCTCCACGGCGGCCGCGGCGATGTCGCTGCCCTTCCACAACGCCACGGAGTACATGTACCCCACGGTTGGAACGGGTTGCTTTACGCGGTCTTGCGCGTTGAAGGACTCCGTATCGACACTGTTCGGCACGACTGAGACATCGGTATCGTTGAATTCACGGCGGGCCGTCTCTGCGAGCCATTCCGCTACAACAATCTTGTGCAAAGGCAACGACCATGTTCTACGAACATGCGGCGCCCATGCCGGCTCGTGCACTTCAAAGTGTTGCAGGAAGTAAGCCTTTGCTCCCTTCGATGCGGGCAGTGCGGCGACCCAGTCGGCGGTTTCCCACCACGTTGCAACGACTACATCTGCATCGGGCACATCCCGCTCGGTTACGGGACGCCACATGTCGAGCGCGCGTTTTTCCACGTCCAGATGGTCGATGTGCGAGGGATGAAATCGGGGCTGCGAAATCCAACCTCTCCCGCGCAGCAACCAACCGATTCGCCGCTTGATCGGAATCCCGCGGTTAGGCGGATAGACAAGCGTCACATGGTGCCCGCGCCGCTTCAAGCGGTCCGCGTAAACCGCGATGACCCGAATCCCTCCGGAGAGGTCGGGCGGCGGCAGCACGAACGTGATTCGCATGAAAGGCCTCTCTAAAGATCGTCATTCGACCGGGGTGCGTCAGCTTCCCGCCAGACGAAGGTTATCGCGCATTTACCTCTAGTACCCGCGCATGGCGCAATACAGCGTACGCCACGATTCGACCCTATAGGGCTCGCGCAATACCGCCTTCACTGCGTACTTACGCGCGGTGGGCACGTTGCGTCCGGACAGCGCCCACCATACCCACTTCCTGTACGAACTCGCCGCGCTCACCTTACCCTGGATGGGGTACTTCCAATCGTGCGGAAGCGGGATGCCCCGACGCTCATGCGCGTCGCGCACGGCGCATACGGTATACCGCTGCTGCTCGTCAGCTCGGGAATACCCGATGCTGCTCAGGTGCTGGCGGTACTGCAAGACGACTTCGGGCACATTGGCAACCTTTCCGACTTCGGCCAAGCGAAGGAATATGTCCAGGTCTTCCGCGCACTCGTAGTCCTCGCGAAACTCGCCCACGCGATCGAATCCCCATTTACGAATCATCACCGCAGGATGAATCAGCGCTCCACCCTGTCCAAGCATGTGCGCGTTGTCGATTTCCTCGTGCGTATACCCAAGGCACATTTCGCGAATGGGGTCGCCGTCGCAATCGATCAACAGCACATTTCCGCCGACGACGACACAATCGGGATGATCGTCCAAGTACTGCACCTGCTTGCGGAATCGGTCGGGAGCGGCGATATCGTCGGCGTCCATGCGTGCGATGAATTCCCCGCGCGCGACGCGGAGTCCCTCGTTCAGCGCAATCGTATAACCCGTGTTGGGGCGGCTTGACAGTCGAATTCGGCTGTCCTCTTCCGCGTAACGCTCAAGCAGTTGAAGCGAGCCATCGGACGAACCGTCATCGACAATGATGAACTCAAAATCGCGATAGGTCTGATTCAAGATGCTCTCGACCGAGGCGGGCAGGTATCGCTCGTTGTTATATACCGGCATCAACACCGTGACGCGTGGACTGTCGTTACTCATGGAAGCCAATAATACCCCAATGCCATGCACACAATTCCCATTGCGAAACCCGCCAGATCCA contains the following coding sequences:
- a CDS encoding O-antigen ligase domain-containing protein; this translates as MSDAPQANMLVPLMLFGWPLVLLALFLVLPSRRATIAAFLFAWLFLPVAEYNIVGLPDWNKMSATSIGIFVATILFDPTRIVQLRPRWIDAAMLLLCICPFFSSITNNLGVYDGLSSVFRQIVRWGLPYIVGRMYFSDVEGMRELMIGVFIGGLIYAPLCWFEIRFSPQLHRIFYGYHQHGFGQTIRYGGYRPMVFMEHGLMVGMWMVSAALSGLALWRSGTLRHLFGFPTWPMVAVLLLTALLCKSTGAIGVLFIGLGALAVIYYLRVNVAIPAIAFVSVAYILLRASGLWSGEQLVDYANLIVGEERAGSLETRIRNENLLGARAREQWLFGWGGWNRSRITDAAGRDISITDSQWIITFGVTGVVGLLGLFGSILFPALVLSWRAHPFTWAHAAVIPYALAALLLALWMVDNTVNAMFNPIYLLMAGGLAGMTPIVFVRA
- a CDS encoding glycosyltransferase family 4 protein, which encodes MRITFVLPPPDLSGGIRVIAVYADRLKRRGHHVTLVYPPNRGIPIKRRIGWLLRGRGWISQPRFHPSHIDHLDVEKRALDMWRPVTERDVPDADVVVATWWETADWVAALPASKGAKAYFLQHFEVHEPAWAPHVRRTWSLPLHKIVVAEWLAETARREFNDTDVSVVPNSVDTESFNAQDRVKQPVPTVGYMYSVALWKGSDIAAAAVERARKMLGEVRCIGFGAMAATEELPLPADTEYYVRPPQTEIPRLYARADVWLVPSRSEGFGLPILEAMACGTPVIATPTGAAPELLGDGTGVVVPHEDPGALADAIVSLCRASEADWQRMSERAYTKARSYTWDDATARFEAALETAIRKSRGTQGAKS
- a CDS encoding glycosyltransferase, encoding MSNDSPRVTVLMPVYNNERYLPASVESILNQTYRDFEFIIVDDGSSDGSLQLLERYAEEDSRIRLSSRPNTGYTIALNEGLRVARGEFIARMDADDIAAPDRFRKQVQYLDDHPDCVVVGGNVLLIDCDGDPIREMCLGYTHEEIDNAHMLGQGGALIHPAVMIRKWGFDRVGEFREDYECAEDLDIFLRLAEVGKVANVPEVVLQYRQHLSSIGYSRADEQQRYTVCAVRDAHERRGIPLPHDWKYPIQGKVSAASSYRKWVWWALSGRNVPTARKYAVKAVLREPYRVESWRTLYCAMRGY